A stretch of DNA from Lentimicrobiaceae bacterium:
TAATTGTTCATTGCTCATTGCTCATTGCTCATTGCCACCACCCACCACCAGCTATTGATTAAACTTCAACTTCAATTCTTCAATCGCTTTACCTATCTCATTTTTAGCGTCAGTATCCTTTTCTGTTTTATGAGCGGAAATTAAGTCGGGCAGGTAAGTTAGGTAGCCCATATCCGAAATATATTTGGCAGCACAAACTCTTACATCAGCAGAACTGTCGTACACAAGACCTTGCACCCATCGTTTGGCACTCCACGAGTTGTTTTCTTTAAGCCATTGCAAAGCATCCGTTTTTTGTGAGGGTGTACCTTTTAGCAGTGTCGAATAAAAGGATTGCTCCTTTTTAAGCATTTCTATTGTAAATAAAATCTCCTTATTGAAAACGTATGGATTAACAGTTTCGGCAGGGTACGAGACAAGAGGTTTTCCAACAACAAACCTTACCATACGGGGAATCATCCACTGCATTCCCGGAGTTGCTTCTGGATGTGCTATGCAGCTAAATACCAAACCTTTACCGTAGCTATTTGATATAAAAAACGGTTTATCGTTTGTCATATTTGCAGGTGCGTTGCCTTCTTCGTGTACATCACTTTCCATTATTGCCAATACCTCGTATTTGATGGTATCATCGGGAGCTTCGACAAAAACAGGACCTTCGTAGTACATCACATAAGACATTGAATCGTTGGCAATTTCAGGAAATATTTGTTTTCCTGCGGGACTTAATGAAAATTTGGCTACACCGTGCCCTCTGTTGTCGTGTTCAATATCAATAGCCATTGCACCATTGATACTTATGCAAGAATAGTCGGGAGTATTGGAAAATAGATACGCTCCGGCGCAAATACCAACGGCTCCGCCTCCTTCGGTAACAAATTCCTTTATTCTCTCAATATTATTGTGTCCCAAATTCAGATACTGTCTGCTACCACCACCGCCGGGTATTATTATAGCGTCTAACGAATCGAGAACTCCGTTTGCAATATCTGCCGAAGTAATATATCTAACAATCATTTCGTTATCGATTTGCACAGCAGCATAGGCTTCCCATTGGCAAACTTCGGCTCCGCCGTGACCTTTAAAAACACCGACTTTAATTTTATTGTCGTTTTCTGTGTTAATAGTACGATTGCACGATGCAATGCATAAAATAGAAAGGAGTAAAATTAATAATACTGATGTTTTTTTCATAAAAATGAGTTTTGCTTTATTGTTTCAAAAATTTAGAATACTTAACGCCGTTATTTGTTGCAACACTTAAAATATACGTTCCTTTTGGTAGAAAACTTACGTTGATGCAATTGTTCGAATACGGTCTATCGTAAAGTATTTTTCCGTCTAAATCAACAATTTGCACATTTCCTATAACAGTTATTTTATCTGTATTAATGTAAATATTGTCGGATGCAGGATTAGGATATATTTTTACATTATCAATAAAATCAAGGTTTGTACCGATGTTCACATCATTATGTAGTCTGAGAGCAAAGAAATGTATATTATCCATATCCGGCGATGTTGAGCCCGACATAACTATTTTTCCGTCTTGTTGTAGTACAACACCACTTGCTTGGTCTTCTTGTCCAACCACATCATAAATTGCAATTCCGTTATTACCGAAAGAATTATCAACAGTGCCGTCTTCAAGGTATCTTACAGCAAAAATATTGTATGTTTTATAATCTACATATTCTCCTACAACAATAATTTTACCGTCGGGCTGTATAGTAAATCCTTTACAATAATTTTCGCCATTAACAATGTTGGTTTTAACAATTCCATTGTTTCCAAAAGAGATGTCAGGATTTCCGTTTTCATCAAGTTGAACCAATGCTACATCGTATTTCAAAAACGGGTCATTTGTAATCCACGTGTGACCGCCAACCAAAATTTTGCCGTTTTTTAAAACTTTTAATTTAGTTGAATAATCGTTTCCATAACCTACTTTAATTTTAGAAACTCCAAGTTCTCCAAAGGTAACATCCAATTCGCCGTTTTCGGTAAAACGAGCAATCGTAAAAATGGGATTATTTCCGTCAAAGCTCATTCCGGCAACAACAATTTTTCCATCATTTTGAAGGTCAATTGCTTTGACAAAGCTCATATAGTACTCCATTCCAAGAATTGCAAATCCGTTTGTGCCAAATGTATAATCTACAGTTCCGTTGCTGTTATATCTAACAACTACAAATCTGTCTCCTGCATAGCCGCCGGTTACTATCTTGCCGTCGGGCTGGATAACACAGGCTTCAGCAATATTGTCCATATTGCCTATGTCGGTTGTAACACTTCCTGCGTTTCCAAATGTAAGGTCAGGACTTCCGTCTTCGTTAAATCTCCATACGCGTTCGTCTGTAGGTCCGTAAAGCGAATAGTTATGTCCTGCTACTACAATTTTCCCGTCAGACTGAATTTGAATGGCATTTCCATATTCTGAAACATCTGATTCCCCGACAATAACAATACCGTTATTTCCGAAACTTAAATCCAAAGAACCATCAGTATCATACCTTACAAGTACCATATCTTTATAGGCTCCGGCAGAATTGGTATGACCTACAAGAACGCATTTGCCGTCCTGTTGTATTGCAATACCGCTTGTTTGGCTATAATGATTGGGTGAAATTTGGGTAATGGCAAAACCGTTGCCAAAATCGCCGTAGCTAACATCAATTGCTCCGGCATTTTGCCCAGAAACAACTACGGATGAAATAATAAAAGTTAAAGTTAGTATTAGTGTTCTCATAGTAAAATTTTTTAGCAAAAGTAAAACATATTCAATAAAAAATTAAAAAGTAAGTAAAAGTATTTAAAAAATATTTTTTCGGAAATCCGTATTTAATCGACTGTTGAAACAACTTTTGTGCGAAGTCGAATCGTAAAAAAAAACATATAAAAAAAATAGTATTAAAATTTGTAAGTTTCGTTTGTAAAATTTTTTACCTTTGCGTTTAATAAATGTTAAAATTATGTTAAACATTGAATTATTTGTCAGATGTATTATTGATATATGACAATTCTAACAATGTTGGCGTAAGTAGTTGGGATATGGGTTTGGTAAACATTTATATTGTTAAGGAAAGTAGAATATAAACTCAATGCATAACCAAAAATTATTAATTAATGAAAAGAATAATTACCCCACTACTGATAGCGATAAGTTTATTATTTTCGCAAGTAGCATTAAGCCAAATTATTAGCGTTTCAGGTACGGTTATATCAGGCGATGATGACTTAACTTTGCCTGGCGTTACTATCCAAATTAAAGGGCAACCCGGAGTAGGTACCATATCGGATATAGATGGTAAATACAACATACAGGTTGATTCAAAAGGGACATTGGTGTTTAGTTATATTGGATTTGAAACCCTTGAAGTCCCTGTGAAAGGAAGGAACACTATTGATATTGTTTTAGCTGTCGATTCAAAGGTTTTAGGCGAGGTTGTTGTTACAGCCTTGGGTATTAAGCGTCAAAAAAGAGAATTAGGTTATTCTACCGATGAAATTGACGGAGATTTAATTGCCCAGTCGGGGAGCGACAACGTAATTAGTGCACTTAGCGGTCGTTCTGCAGGTATTCAAATTGTCAACCCTACCGGTGTCGATGGCAGTTCTTCCCGAATCCTAATCAGAGGTAACAATAGTATTACGGGCAACAACCAGCCCCTAATTGTTGTTGACGGAGTCCCAATGTCTAACGAAGGAGGCATCAGCAGTTGGGAAGGAGGTAGAGACTGGGGAACAGCCCTAAACAATATCAACCAGGAGGATATTGAAGACATTAACATACTTAAAGGTCCAGCTGCTGCTGCTTTGTACGGCTCAAGAGGTGGTAACGGAGTTGTTCTGATTACGACCAAAAAAGGGAAAAAGCAAAGCGGCTTGGGTGTTAATTATTCAATGAGCTACAGAATAACGACTCCATATTTATACAGAGAGGTGCAAAACAAGTACGGAGCTGGCTGTCCTGCATCATTCAACAAGCCCGTATTACAAAAAAATAACGACGGAGTTTATATTTATCCCGGAATATACAACACCGACGACGGACCCGAAGGTGAACCCACAAACACTACATTTGGTTATTATGGCAGCTCCGTTTCGTGGGGACCCGAAATGGACGGAACGGAAATTTTGTGGTGGGACGGAGTTATGCGAAAATACTCGCCACA
This window harbors:
- a CDS encoding T9SS type A sorting domain-containing protein, producing the protein MRTLILTLTFIISSVVVSGQNAGAIDVSYGDFGNGFAITQISPNHYSQTSGIAIQQDGKCVLVGHTNSAGAYKDMVLVRYDTDGSLDLSFGNNGIVIVGESDVSEYGNAIQIQSDGKIVVAGHNYSLYGPTDERVWRFNEDGSPDLTFGNAGSVTTDIGNMDNIAEACVIQPDGKIVTGGYAGDRFVVVRYNSNGTVDYTFGTNGFAILGMEYYMSFVKAIDLQNDGKIVVAGMSFDGNNPIFTIARFTENGELDVTFGELGVSKIKVGYGNDYSTKLKVLKNGKILVGGHTWITNDPFLKYDVALVQLDENGNPDISFGNNGIVKTNIVNGENYCKGFTIQPDGKIIVVGEYVDYKTYNIFAVRYLEDGTVDNSFGNNGIAIYDVVGQEDQASGVVLQQDGKIVMSGSTSPDMDNIHFFALRLHNDVNIGTNLDFIDNVKIYPNPASDNIYINTDKITVIGNVQIVDLDGKILYDRPYSNNCINVSFLPKGTYILSVATNNGVKYSKFLKQ
- a CDS encoding BPL-N domain-containing protein — translated: MKKTSVLLILLLSILCIASCNRTINTENDNKIKVGVFKGHGGAEVCQWEAYAAVQIDNEMIVRYITSADIANGVLDSLDAIIIPGGGGSRQYLNLGHNNIERIKEFVTEGGGAVGICAGAYLFSNTPDYSCISINGAMAIDIEHDNRGHGVAKFSLSPAGKQIFPEIANDSMSYVMYYEGPVFVEAPDDTIKYEVLAIMESDVHEEGNAPANMTNDKPFFISNSYGKGLVFSCIAHPEATPGMQWMIPRMVRFVVGKPLVSYPAETVNPYVFNKEILFTIEMLKKEQSFYSTLLKGTPSQKTDALQWLKENNSWSAKRWVQGLVYDSSADVRVCAAKYISDMGYLTYLPDLISAHKTEKDTDAKNEIGKAIEELKLKFNQ